The following are from one region of the Streptococcus sp. 1643 genome:
- the dnaN gene encoding DNA polymerase III subunit beta, giving the protein MIHFSINKNLFIQALNTTKRAISSKNAIPILSTIKIDVTNEGITLIGSNGQISIENFISQKNEDAGLLITSLGSILLEASFFINVVSSLPDVTLDFKEIEQKQIVLTSGKSEITLKGKDSEQYPRIQEISASTPLVLETKLLKKIINETAFAASTQESRPILTGVHFVLSQHKELKTVATDSHRLSQKKLTLEKNGDDFDVVIPSRSLREFSAVFTDDIETVEIFFANNQILFRSENISFYTRLLEGNYPDTDRLIPTDFNTTVTFDVINLRQSMERARLLSSATQNGTVKLEIKGGVVSAHVHSPEVGKVNEEIDTEQVTGDDLTISFNPTYLIDSLKALNSEKVTISFISAVRPFTLVPADTDEDFMQLITPVRTN; this is encoded by the coding sequence ATGATTCATTTTTCAATTAATAAAAATTTATTTATACAAGCCTTAAATACTACAAAACGGGCAATTAGCTCCAAAAATGCTATTCCAATTTTATCAACAATCAAAATTGACGTTACAAATGAAGGAATTACTTTAATTGGATCAAACGGTCAAATTTCTATTGAGAATTTCATTTCTCAAAAGAATGAAGATGCTGGTCTCTTGATTACTTCTTTGGGTTCGATTCTTCTTGAAGCTTCTTTCTTTATCAATGTGGTATCTAGTCTTCCAGATGTAACGCTAGATTTTAAAGAGATTGAACAAAAACAAATTGTCTTAACAAGTGGCAAATCAGAAATTACTCTAAAAGGAAAAGATAGCGAACAGTACCCTCGTATCCAAGAAATTTCAGCTAGCACACCTTTGGTTCTTGAAACCAAACTACTCAAGAAAATTATCAATGAAACAGCATTTGCTGCAAGTACGCAAGAAAGTCGTCCAATTTTGACTGGTGTCCATTTTGTTTTGAGCCAACACAAGGAACTAAAAACAGTTGCGACAGACTCACACCGCCTTAGCCAGAAGAAATTGACTCTTGAAAAAAATGGAGATGATTTCGATGTGGTAATTCCTAGTCGTTCTCTCCGCGAATTTTCAGCGGTATTTACAGATGATATTGAAACTGTAGAGATTTTCTTTGCAAATAATCAAATCCTCTTTAGAAGCGAAAATATTAGCTTCTACACTCGTCTCCTAGAAGGAAACTATCCTGATACAGATCGTTTGATTCCAACCGACTTTAATACGACAGTAACTTTTGATGTTATCAACTTGCGTCAATCAATGGAACGTGCTCGTCTCTTATCAAGTGCGACTCAAAATGGTACTGTGAAGCTTGAAATTAAAGGTGGGGTTGTTAGTGCCCATGTTCACTCTCCAGAAGTTGGTAAAGTAAACGAAGAAATCGATACGGAGCAGGTTACTGGGGATGATTTGACCATTAGTTTCAACCCGACTTACTTGATTGATTCTCTCAAGGCTTTAAATAGCGAAAAAGTAACTATCAGCTTTATCTCAGCTGTTCGTCCATTCACTCTTGTGCCAGCAGATACTGATGAAGACTTCATGCAGCTCATTACACCAGTTCGTACAAATTAA
- a CDS encoding DUF951 domain-containing protein, which yields MYQVGNFVEMKKTHACTIKSTGKKANRWEITRVGADIKIKCSNCDHLVMMSRYDFERKMNKIID from the coding sequence ATGTATCAAGTTGGAAATTTTGTTGAGATGAAAAAAACACATGCTTGCACCATCAAGTCAACAGGTAAAAAGGCCAATCGTTGGGAAATTACACGTGTAGGGGCAGATATCAAAATAAAGTGTAGCAATTGTGACCACCTTGTCATGATGAGTCGCTATGATTTTGAACGAAAAATGAATAAGATTATTGACTAA
- the ychF gene encoding redox-regulated ATPase YchF translates to MALTAGIVGLPNVGKSTLFNAITKAGAEAANYPFATIDPNVGMVEVPDERLQKLTEMITPKKTVPTTFEFTDIAGIVKGASKGEGLGNKFLANIREVDAIVHVVRAFDDENVMREQGREDAFVDPLADIDTINLELILADLESVNKRYARVEKMARTQKDKESVAEFNVLQKIKPVLEDGKSARTIEFTDEEQKVVKGLFLLTTKPVLYVANVDEDVVSDPDSIEYVKQIREFAATENAEVVVISARAEEEISELDDEDKQEFLEALGLTESGVDKLTRAAYHLLGLGTYFTAGEKEVRAWTFKRGMKAPQAAGIIHSDFEKGFIRAVTMSYEDLVKYGSEKAVKEAGRLREEGKEYIVQDGDIMEFRFNV, encoded by the coding sequence ATGGCTTTAACAGCAGGTATCGTTGGTTTGCCAAACGTTGGTAAATCAACCCTTTTTAATGCAATTACAAAAGCAGGAGCAGAGGCAGCAAACTACCCATTTGCGACTATTGATCCAAATGTTGGAATGGTAGAAGTTCCAGATGAACGCCTACAAAAACTAACTGAAATGATCACACCTAAAAAGACAGTCCCAACAACCTTTGAATTTACAGATATTGCAGGGATTGTAAAAGGAGCATCAAAAGGAGAAGGTCTAGGAAATAAATTCTTGGCTAATATCCGTGAAGTAGATGCGATTGTTCATGTAGTTCGTGCTTTTGATGATGAAAATGTTATGCGCGAGCAAGGACGTGAAGACGCCTTTGTGGATCCACTTGCAGATATTGATACCATTAACCTAGAGTTGATTCTTGCTGACTTAGAATCAGTTAATAAACGCTATGCGCGTGTAGAAAAGATGGCACGTACGCAAAAAGATAAAGAATCAGTAGCAGAATTTAATGTTCTTCAAAAGATTAAACCAGTCCTTGAAGACGGGAAATCAGCTCGTACCATTGAATTCACAGATGAGGAACAAAAGGTTGTTAAAGGTCTCTTCCTTTTGACCACTAAACCAGTTCTTTATGTTGCTAATGTGGATGAGGATGTAGTTTCAGATCCAGATTCTATCGAATATGTGAAGCAAATTCGTGAATTTGCAGCGACAGAAAATGCTGAAGTAGTCGTTATTTCCGCGCGTGCTGAGGAAGAAATTTCTGAGTTAGACGATGAGGATAAGCAAGAGTTTCTTGAAGCACTTGGGTTGACAGAATCAGGTGTTGATAAGTTGACTCGTGCAGCTTACCACTTGCTTGGACTCGGAACTTACTTCACAGCTGGTGAAAAAGAAGTCCGTGCTTGGACCTTTAAGCGTGGTATGAAAGCTCCTCAAGCAGCTGGTATTATCCACTCAGACTTTGAAAAAGGTTTTATTCGTGCAGTAACCATGTCATATGAGGATCTAGTGAAATATGGATCTGAAAAGGCTGTAAAAGAAGCTGGGCGCTTGCGTGAAGAAGGAAAAGAATATATCGTTCAAGATGGCGATATCATGGAATTCCGCTTTAACGTTTAA
- the pth gene encoding aminoacyl-tRNA hydrolase codes for MTKLLVGLGNPGDKYFETKHNVGFMLIDQLAKKQNVTFTHDKIFQADLASFFFNGEKIYLVKPTTFMNESGKAVHALLTYYGLYIDDLLVIYDDLDMEVGKIRLRAKGSAGGHNGIKSIIQHIGTQVFNRVKIGIGRPKKGMSVVHHVLSKFDQDDYVGILQSIDKVDDAVNYYLQEKNFEKTMQRYNG; via the coding sequence ATGACCAAATTACTTGTAGGATTGGGAAATCCAGGGGATAAATATTTTGAAACCAAGCACAATGTTGGATTTATGTTGATTGACCAACTAGCTAAAAAACAAAATGTCACCTTTACACATGACAAGATATTTCAAGCTGACCTAGCATCTTTTTTCTTCAATGGAGAAAAAATTTATCTCGTCAAACCAACAACATTTATGAATGAAAGTGGAAAAGCAGTTCATGCTTTATTGACTTACTATGGTTTGTATATTGATGATTTACTCGTTATTTACGACGACCTTGACATGGAAGTCGGAAAAATTCGTTTAAGAGCAAAGGGCTCAGCAGGTGGGCATAATGGTATCAAGTCTATTATTCAACATATAGGGACTCAGGTATTTAACCGTGTTAAAATAGGTATTGGAAGACCTAAAAAAGGCATGTCAGTGGTTCACCATGTTTTAAGTAAGTTTGATCAGGATGACTATGTGGGTATTTTACAGTCTATTGACAAGGTTGACGATGCTGTAAACTACTATTTACAAGAGAAAAACTTTGAGAAAACAATGCAGAGGTATAATGGTTAA
- the mfd gene encoding transcription-repair coupling factor has protein sequence MVTLLDLFSENDQIKKWHQNLINKKRQLILGLSTSTKAIAIASSLEKENKIVLLTSTYGEAERIISDLLSLLGEEFVYPFLVDDSPMVEFLMSSQEKIISRVEALRFLSDPSKKGILVCNIAASRLILPSPTRFKESTIKIAVGEEYDQHELLHRLKEIGYRKVTQVQTQGEFSIRGDILDIFEMSQLEPFRIEFFGDEVDGIRTFEVETQLSKENQTNLTIFPASDILLREKDYQRGQSALEKQISKTLSPILKSYLEEILSSFHQKQVHSDSRKFLSLCYDKTWTVFDYIEKDTPVFFDDYQKLMNQYESFERELAQYFTEDLQNGKSFSGMQYFTDTEQTYKKQSPVTFFSNLQKGLGNLKFDHIYQFNQYPMQEFFNQFSFLKEEIERYKKMDYTIILQSSNLMGSKTLEDVLEEYQIKLDSRDKSSICKESVNLIEGNLRHGFHFVDEKILLITEHEIFQKKLKRRFRRQHASNAERLKDYNELEKGDYVVHHIHGIGQYLGIETIEIKGIHRDYVSVQYQNGDQISIPVEQIQLLSKYVSSDGKPPKLNKLNDGHFKKAKQKVKNQVEDIADDLIKLYSERSQLKGFAFSADDDEQHAFDDAFPYVETDDQLRSIEEIKRDMQDSHPMDRLLVGDVGFGKTEVAMRAAFKAVNDHKQVVVLVPTTVLAQQHYTNFKERFQNFAVNIDVLSRFRSKKEQAETLEKLKNGQVDILIGTHRVLSKDVVFSDLGLMIIDEEQRFGVKHKEALKGLKKQVDVLTLTATPIPRTLHMSMLGIRDLSVIETPPTNRYPVQTYVLEKNPSVIRDAVLREMERGGQVYYLYNKVDTIDQKVSELQELIPEASIGYVHGQMSEIQLENTLLDFIEGQYDILVTTTIIETGVDIPNANTLFIENADHMGLSTLYQLRGRVGRSNRIAYAYLMYRPEKSISEVSEKRLEAIKGFTELGSGFKIAMRDLSIRGAGNLLGKSQSGFIDSVGFELYSQLLEEAIAKRNGNGNKRIKGNAELILQIDAYLPDTYISDQRHKIEIYKKIRQIDNRVNYEELQEELMDRFGEYPDVVAYLLEIGLVKSYLDKVFVERVERKDNKIAVQFEKVTQRLFLAQDYFKALSATNLKAAIAENKGLMEVVFDVRNKKNYEILEGLLIFGESLLEIKESKEANPI, from the coding sequence ATGGTGACTTTATTAGATTTATTCTCAGAAAATGACCAGATAAAAAAATGGCATCAAAATCTGATAAATAAGAAAAGACAACTAATACTTGGTTTATCAACGTCTACCAAGGCTATTGCAATTGCAAGCAGTCTAGAAAAAGAAAATAAGATTGTGTTACTGACTTCAACTTATGGAGAAGCAGAACGAATTATCAGTGATCTTCTTTCTCTCTTAGGAGAGGAATTTGTCTATCCTTTTTTGGTTGATGACTCTCCTATGGTAGAGTTTTTGATGTCTTCGCAAGAAAAAATCATTTCGCGGGTTGAGGCCTTGCGTTTTTTGAGTGATCCGTCTAAGAAAGGGATTTTAGTTTGTAATATCGCAGCGAGTCGGTTAATTTTACCCTCTCCGACTAGATTTAAAGAAAGTACTATAAAAATTGCAGTTGGTGAAGAATATGACCAACACGAGCTACTTCACCGATTAAAGGAAATTGGATATCGAAAAGTTACTCAAGTACAGACACAAGGTGAGTTTAGTATTCGAGGAGACATTCTAGATATTTTTGAGATGTCTCAGTTAGAACCTTTCCGAATCGAGTTTTTTGGCGATGAAGTAGATGGTATTCGTACTTTTGAAGTCGAAACACAATTATCGAAAGAAAATCAGACAAACCTCACTATCTTTCCAGCTAGCGACATACTTTTGAGAGAAAAAGATTATCAACGAGGACAGTCAGCTTTAGAAAAGCAAATTTCAAAGACTCTATCACCAATTTTAAAATCATATTTGGAAGAGATTTTGTCAAGTTTTCATCAAAAACAAGTACATTCAGATAGTCGAAAATTTTTGTCCTTATGTTACGATAAAACATGGACTGTATTTGATTATATTGAAAAAGATACACCAGTATTCTTTGATGACTATCAAAAATTGATGAATCAGTATGAATCCTTTGAAAGAGAATTAGCACAATACTTTACAGAAGATTTACAGAATGGTAAATCATTTTCTGGGATGCAGTATTTTACAGATACAGAGCAAACCTATAAAAAACAAAGTCCAGTTACCTTTTTCTCCAATCTTCAAAAGGGCTTAGGAAATCTTAAGTTTGATCACATTTATCAATTTAATCAATACCCCATGCAAGAGTTTTTCAATCAATTTTCATTTTTAAAAGAAGAAATTGAGCGATACAAAAAAATGGATTACACTATTATTTTGCAGTCTAGCAATTTAATGGGAAGTAAGACGTTGGAGGATGTTTTAGAGGAGTATCAGATCAAATTGGATTCCAGAGATAAGTCAAGTATCTGTAAAGAATCTGTAAACTTGATTGAGGGTAATCTAAGACATGGTTTTCATTTTGTAGATGAAAAAATTCTCTTGATTACTGAACATGAGATTTTTCAAAAGAAATTAAAACGTCGGTTTAGAAGACAACATGCTTCAAATGCAGAGCGATTAAAAGATTATAATGAACTTGAAAAAGGAGACTACGTTGTTCACCATATCCATGGAATTGGTCAATATCTAGGGATTGAAACAATTGAAATCAAAGGGATTCACCGTGATTATGTCAGTGTACAGTATCAAAATGGGGATCAAATTTCCATCCCAGTGGAGCAGATTCAGTTACTGTCTAAATATGTTTCAAGTGATGGGAAACCTCCAAAACTCAATAAATTAAATGATGGTCATTTCAAAAAGGCCAAGCAAAAAGTTAAGAACCAGGTAGAGGATATAGCTGACGATTTAATCAAACTGTATTCTGAGCGTAGTCAGTTGAAGGGGTTTGCTTTCTCGGCTGATGATGATGAGCAACATGCTTTTGATGATGCCTTCCCTTATGTTGAAACGGATGATCAACTTCGTAGTATTGAGGAAATCAAGAGAGATATGCAGGATTCTCATCCCATGGATCGACTTTTAGTTGGGGATGTTGGTTTTGGAAAGACTGAAGTTGCAATGCGTGCAGCATTTAAGGCTGTCAATGATCACAAACAGGTGGTCGTTCTAGTTCCGACGACGGTTTTAGCACAACAACACTATACGAATTTTAAGGAACGATTCCAAAATTTTGCTGTTAATATTGATGTGTTGAGTCGTTTTAGAAGTAAAAAAGAGCAGGCAGAGACACTTGAAAAATTAAAGAATGGTCAAGTCGATATTTTGATTGGAACCCATCGTGTTTTGTCAAAAGATGTTGTGTTTTCTGATTTGGGCTTGATGATTATTGACGAAGAACAACGATTTGGTGTTAAGCATAAGGAAGCCTTGAAAGGACTGAAAAAACAAGTAGATGTCCTAACCTTGACAGCAACGCCAATTCCTCGTACTCTCCATATGTCTATGCTAGGAATCAGAGATTTGTCTGTTATTGAAACTCCTCCAACTAATCGCTATCCAGTACAAACCTATGTATTAGAGAAGAATCCTAGTGTCATTCGTGATGCTGTCTTGCGTGAAATGGAGCGTGGAGGTCAAGTTTACTATCTTTACAATAAAGTTGACACGATTGACCAGAAGGTTTCAGAATTACAGGAGTTGATTCCAGAGGCTTCGATTGGGTATGTTCATGGACAAATGAGTGAAATTCAGTTGGAAAATACTTTATTGGACTTTATTGAAGGTCAGTATGATATTTTGGTGACAACTACTATTATTGAGACAGGGGTAGATATTCCAAATGCCAATACCTTATTTATTGAAAATGCAGACCATATGGGTTTGTCAACCTTGTATCAATTAAGAGGAAGAGTCGGTCGTAGTAATCGTATTGCTTATGCCTATCTTATGTATCGTCCAGAAAAATCAATCAGTGAAGTTTCTGAGAAGAGATTAGAAGCGATTAAGGGATTTACGGAATTAGGCTCTGGATTTAAGATTGCGATGCGAGATCTTTCGATACGTGGAGCAGGAAATCTCCTAGGAAAATCCCAATCAGGTTTCATTGATTCTGTTGGTTTTGAATTGTATTCGCAGTTACTAGAGGAAGCTATCGCTAAACGGAACGGTAATGGGAATAAAAGAATCAAAGGAAATGCTGAGTTGATTTTACAAATCGACGCCTATCTTCCTGACACTTATATTTCTGACCAACGACATAAGATTGAAATTTACAAGAAAATTCGTCAAATTGACAATCGTGTCAACTATGAAGAACTACAAGAAGAATTGATGGATCGCTTTGGAGAATACCCAGATGTAGTAGCCTACCTTTTAGAGATTGGTTTGGTTAAGTCATATTTGGATAAGGTCTTTGTAGAACGTGTGGAAAGAAAAGATAACAAGATTGCAGTTCAATTTGAAAAAGTCACTCAGCGATTATTCTTGGCTCAAGATTATTTTAAAGCTTTATCCGCAACGAACTTAAAAGCAGCCATAGCTGAGAATAAGGGATTAATGGAAGTTGTATTCGATGTCCGAAACAAGAAGAATTATGAAATTTTAGAAGGTTTGCTGATTTTTGGAGAAAGTTTATTAGAGATAAAAGAATCAAAGGAAGCAAATCCCATTTAA
- a CDS encoding RNA-binding S4 domain-containing protein, with protein sequence MRLDKYLKVSRIIKRRTVAKEVADKGRIKVNGILAKSSTDLKVDDQVEIRFGNKLLLVKVLEMKDSTKKEDAAGMYEILSETRVEENV encoded by the coding sequence ATGAGATTAGACAAGTATTTAAAAGTATCACGAATTATTAAGCGTCGCACAGTCGCAAAAGAAGTAGCAGATAAAGGTAGAATCAAGGTGAACGGAATCTTGGCCAAAAGTTCAACGGATTTGAAAGTTGATGACCAAGTTGAAATTCGCTTTGGAAATAAGTTGTTGCTTGTTAAAGTACTAGAAATGAAAGATAGTACAAAAAAAGAAGACGCAGCAGGCATGTATGAAATTCTCAGTGAAACACGGGTAGAAGAAAATGTCTAA
- a CDS encoding septum formation initiator family protein, with protein sequence MSKNIVQMNNSFIQNEHQRRRYLMKERQKRNRFMGWVLILMILLFILPTYNLAQSYDQLLQRRQQLTELKEQYQTLSDEKDKESAFAAKLKDEDYVAKYARAKYYYSKKREAIYTIPDLLPR encoded by the coding sequence ATGTCTAAAAATATTGTACAGATGAATAATTCTTTTATTCAAAATGAACATCAACGTCGTCGTTACCTGATGAAGGAGAGACAAAAACGAAATCGTTTTATGGGTTGGGTCCTTATTTTGATGATCTTGTTGTTTATTTTACCAACTTATAACTTGGCTCAAAGCTATGATCAGTTACTGCAACGCCGTCAGCAATTGACAGAGTTGAAAGAGCAGTACCAAACTCTTAGTGACGAAAAGGATAAGGAATCTGCTTTTGCTGCAAAGTTGAAAGATGAAGACTATGTAGCAAAATATGCACGCGCCAAGTATTATTACTCAAAGAAACGAGAAGCAATTTACACAATTCCTGATTTGCTTCCGAGGTAA
- a CDS encoding SP_0009 family protein — protein MENLLEVVEQFLSLSDEKLEELEAKNHLLRLQEEREEKNA, from the coding sequence ATGGAAAATTTATTGGAAGTTGTTGAGCAATTTTTAAGTTTATCAGATGAAAAATTAGAGGAATTGGAAGCTAAAAACCATTTATTACGATTACAAGAAGAAAGGGAAGAGAAGAATGCGTAA
- a CDS encoding serine hydrolase, protein MRKFLVVLLLPAFIITLRVVSTEKQLPYSSQEIYYLTESDYGFYYKETLESPMVYGETAVYANEDLVKESGKLTPGTAFKIVEWRLNRQGVPVFKLDNHQFIPADKRLIYDQSQVQTQNRQVWLEQGFVIYNSPYDTKEISSSLSPYQRVTVDRALFAEGQEFLHIDQVGWVSKEFTSEEDNRIQKVQEILSNNYQNANYSIYVKQLSTGKEAGVNEDSKLYAASILKLAYLYYAQDKINQGEYTLDSSFKYVPEVNSFPGSYKPEGSGSLPKKEDNKEYSLQQLITKVTKESDNVAHNILGYYVTNQSDGAFKEKMSTIMGEDWDVNDKLTSSKMAGKVMEAIYNQNGFVLESLGKTDFDNQRIAKGVSVKVAHKIGDADEFKHDTAIVYTDSPFVLSIFTKNSDYDTIAKIAKDVYEVLK, encoded by the coding sequence ATGCGTAAGTTCTTAGTAGTTTTATTGCTACCTGCTTTTATCATAACCTTAAGAGTAGTTAGCACAGAAAAACAGCTTCCTTACTCTTCACAAGAAATTTATTATCTAACCGAGTCTGATTATGGATTCTACTATAAAGAAACTCTGGAATCTCCAATGGTTTATGGAGAAACAGCCGTCTATGCTAATGAGGATCTTGTCAAGGAGTCTGGTAAATTGACTCCTGGAACCGCCTTTAAAATAGTAGAATGGCGTTTGAATAGACAAGGTGTTCCTGTTTTTAAATTAGATAATCACCAGTTTATCCCTGCAGATAAGCGTTTGATCTATGATCAAAGTCAAGTTCAAACTCAAAATAGACAAGTATGGTTGGAGCAGGGGTTTGTTATCTATAACAGCCCTTATGACACTAAAGAAATTTCTTCATCCCTCTCTCCCTATCAACGCGTAACGGTGGATAGAGCTCTCTTTGCTGAGGGACAAGAATTTCTTCATATCGATCAAGTTGGATGGGTATCAAAAGAGTTCACCTCAGAAGAGGACAATCGCATCCAGAAGGTTCAAGAAATCTTATCAAACAACTATCAGAATGCAAATTATTCTATTTATGTTAAACAGCTGAGCACGGGTAAAGAGGCTGGGGTGAATGAAGACAGCAAACTTTATGCAGCTAGCATCTTGAAACTAGCCTATCTTTATTATGCTCAAGATAAGATAAATCAAGGAGAGTATACGTTAGACAGTAGCTTCAAGTATGTTCCGGAAGTAAATAGTTTCCCTGGGTCCTATAAACCAGAAGGTAGTGGTAGCTTACCTAAAAAAGAAGATAACAAAGAATACAGTCTTCAACAGTTAATTACCAAGGTAACAAAAGAGTCAGACAATGTTGCTCATAATATTTTAGGTTATTATGTGACCAATCAATCTGACGGGGCTTTCAAAGAAAAAATGTCTACCATTATGGGCGAAGATTGGGATGTGAATGATAAATTGACTTCTTCAAAAATGGCTGGAAAGGTCATGGAAGCCATTTATAATCAGAATGGTTTTGTCTTAGAGTCTCTAGGTAAGACTGATTTTGACAACCAACGAATCGCAAAAGGTGTTTCGGTTAAGGTAGCTCATAAAATTGGAGATGCCGACGAGTTTAAACATGACACTGCCATTGTCTATACGGACTCTCCTTTCGTTCTCTCCATTTTCACTAAAAATTCTGATTATGATACTATTGCTAAGATAGCCAAGGACGTCTATGAGGTTCTAAAATGA
- the tilS gene encoding tRNA lysidine(34) synthetase TilS: MREQDFLNHFLRKKYFKKHSKVVLALSGGLDSMFLFHLLSTYQEELGIELILAHVNHKQRNESDWEENELRKLADVAGLPIYITSFSGDFSEARAREFRYDFFRKIMKEVGATALVTAHHADDQVETILMRLIRGSRLRHLTGIKEIQVVDDIEIIRPLLHFHKTDFPPIFHFEDQTNRENSYFRNRIRNRYLPELEKENPRLKSALLDLGREISDYQATITELSEQIDVEDLNELFSYSKQTQGVLLQNYLNQFPDLNLTKSQFDEVRQILARKSQYRHPLKNGYELIKEYQKFRVCKISPQADEKEDELVLHYQNQVRHKGYLFSFGIPIEGDVVQKVTVSRETSVHIRCRKPGDIIILNGHRKKLRRLFIDLKIPIEKRKTTPIIEQFGEIVSISGIATSDLSKNTKNDIMNTVLYIEKIDR; this comes from the coding sequence ATGAGGGAGCAGGATTTTTTAAATCATTTTCTTCGAAAAAAGTATTTCAAAAAACATTCTAAAGTCGTATTGGCTCTATCTGGTGGACTAGATTCGATGTTTTTATTTCATCTATTGTCTACTTATCAAGAAGAGTTGGGCATTGAGCTGATTTTAGCTCATGTCAATCACAAGCAGAGAAATGAGTCTGACTGGGAGGAAAATGAACTAAGGAAGTTAGCTGATGTAGCTGGACTTCCTATTTATATCACAAGCTTTTCAGGAGACTTTTCAGAAGCGCGTGCTCGAGAGTTTCGTTATGATTTTTTTAGGAAAATCATGAAAGAGGTTGGAGCGACTGCCTTGGTCACTGCCCACCATGCAGATGATCAGGTTGAAACGATTTTGATGCGCTTGATTCGAGGAAGTCGACTACGCCATTTAACAGGAATAAAAGAAATTCAAGTAGTTGATGATATTGAAATCATCCGTCCCTTGTTGCATTTTCATAAAACAGACTTCCCACCAATTTTTCATTTCGAAGATCAAACAAATCGTGAGAACAGCTATTTTCGCAATCGTATTCGAAATAGGTATTTACCAGAACTTGAAAAAGAAAATCCTCGTCTTAAATCCGCCCTTTTAGATTTAGGAAGGGAAATTTCAGATTACCAAGCAACCATAACGGAGCTTTCTGAACAGATTGATGTAGAAGATTTGAATGAGCTCTTTTCATACTCAAAACAAACTCAAGGGGTCTTGCTCCAGAACTATCTCAATCAATTTCCAGACTTAAATCTTACGAAGTCTCAGTTTGATGAAGTTCGACAGATTTTAGCAAGGAAAAGCCAGTATCGTCATCCATTGAAAAATGGTTATGAATTGATAAAAGAGTATCAAAAGTTTAGAGTTTGCAAAATCAGTCCTCAGGCTGATGAAAAGGAAGATGAACTTGTGTTACACTATCAAAATCAAGTTCGACATAAGGGCTATTTATTTTCCTTTGGCATTCCTATAGAAGGAGATGTTGTTCAAAAAGTAACGGTTTCACGGGAAACATCTGTACATATTAGATGTCGAAAACCTGGCGATATTATTATCCTAAATGGTCATCGAAAGAAACTGAGACGCTTATTTATAGATTTGAAAATCCCTATTGAAAAACGAAAAACAACCCCTATTATTGAGCAATTTGGAGAAATTGTCTCAATTTCAGGAATTGCGACCAGTGATTTGAGTAAAAACACGAAAAATGATATAATGAACACTGTACTTTATATAGAAAAAATAGATAGGTAA
- the hpt gene encoding hypoxanthine phosphoribosyltransferase, translated as MLEHDIKKILVSHDEITEAAKKLGAQLTKEYEGKNPILIGILKGSIPFMAELVKHIDTHIEMDFMMVSSYHGGTASSGVINIKQDVTQDIKGRHVLFVEDIIDTGQTLKSLRDMFIAREAASVKIATLLDKPEGRVVEIEADYTCFTIPNEFVVGYGLDYKENYRNLPYVGVLKEEVYSN; from the coding sequence ATGTTAGAACACGATATAAAAAAAATCCTCGTTTCACATGATGAAATTACAGAAGCAGCTAAAAAGCTAGGTGCACAACTAACAAAAGAATATGAGGGGAAAAATCCAATTCTTATTGGAATTCTGAAAGGATCGATTCCTTTTATGGCTGAATTGGTCAAACATATTGATACGCATATTGAGATGGACTTCATGATGGTATCTAGTTACCATGGTGGAACAGCAAGCAGTGGTGTCATCAATATCAAGCAAGACGTGACTCAAGATATCAAAGGAAGACATGTTTTATTTGTAGAGGATATCATTGATACAGGTCAAACTTTGAAGAGTTTGAGAGATATGTTTATTGCAAGAGAAGCAGCTTCTGTTAAAATCGCGACTTTGTTAGACAAACCAGAAGGACGTGTTGTTGAAATTGAAGCGGATTATACTTGCTTTACTATTCCAAATGAGTTTGTAGTAGGTTATGGTCTAGATTACAAAGAAAATTATCGTAACCTTCCTTATGTCGGAGTATTGAAAGAAGAAGTTTATTCAAATTAG